The following are encoded together in the Cicer arietinum cultivar CDC Frontier isolate Library 1 chromosome 2, Cicar.CDCFrontier_v2.0, whole genome shotgun sequence genome:
- the LOC101505625 gene encoding conserved oligomeric Golgi complex subunit 5, which produces MASPAAARSPVSSAASPIQRLSTFKNPTTATTATTASSALDSLASDPIFSAFLSPSFSSTSFSAAALSSGSPASTAEKLHHAIGLLENQLRSEVLSRHDELLSQLSSLHHADHALSTLRSALSSLQSSLRRLRSELSDPHRSIASKTAQLSNIHRTTELLQHSVRALRLSKKLRDLMAAEPDKLDLAKAAQFHSEILSLCNEYDLTGIDVVDEELRWVKESGDRLRNEAMKILERGMEGLNQAEVGTGLQVFYNLGELKVTVEQVIVKYKGMGAKNVSAALDMKAITGSSGSGFGPGGIRGTGTPQIGGGAKAKEALWQRLGNCMDQLHSITVAVWHLQRVLSKKRDPFTHVLLLDDVIQEGDPMLTDRVWEAISKAFASQMKSAFTASSFVKEIFTMGYPKLYAMIENLLERISRDTDVKGVLPALNSAGKEQIISAVEIFQSAFLGHCLSRLSDLVNNVFPMSSRGSVPSREQISRIISRIQEEIEAVQMDARLTLLVLREIGKVLLLFAERAEYQISTGPESRQVSGPATPAQLKNFTLCQHLQDVHSRISSMLKGMPSIAADVLSASLGAIYGVACDSVTSLFQAMLDRLESCILQIHDHNFGMLGMDAAMDNNASPYMEELQKCILHFRSEFLSRLLPSRNTTTPGAENICTRLVQSMASRVLVFFIRHASLVRPLSESGKLRMARDMAELELAVGQNLFPVEQLGSPYRALRAFRPLIFLETSQLASSPLLQDLPPNVILHHLYTRGPEELQSPLERNKLTPLQYSLWLDSQGEDQIWKGVKATLDDYAANVRGRGDKEFSPVYPLMIQLGSSLTEKTKASSNS; this is translated from the exons ATGGCCTCACCAGCGGCGGCGAGGTCGCCGGTATCCTCCGCCGCTTCTCCGATCCAACGTCTCTCCACCTTCAAAAACCCTACTACCGCCACCACCGCCACCACCGCATCCTCCGCACTCGATTCCCTAGCCTCCGATCCCATCTTCTCCGCATTTCTCTCCCCTTCATTCTCCTCAACTTCTTTCTCCGCCGCCGCTCTCTCATCCGGCTCTCCCGCCTCCACCGCTGAAAAACTCCACCACGCCATCGGTCTCCTCGAGAATCAGCTCCGTTCCGAAGTCCTCTCCCGTCACGACGAACTCCTCTCTCAGCTCTCTTCCCTCCACCACGCCGATCACGCTCTCTCAACTCTCCGATCCGCTCTCTCCTCTCTCCAATCCTCCCTCCGCCGCCTCCGATCCGAACTCTCCGATCCACACCGTTCCATCGCTTCCAAAACCGCACAGCTCTCAAACATCCACCGTACCACTGAACTCCTCCAGCACTCCGTCCGCGCACTCCGTCTCTCGAAGAAGCTTCGAGATCTCATGGCTGCTGAGCCTGATAAGCTCGATCTCGCTAAAGCCGCACAGTTCCACTCCGAGATTCTCAGCCTCTGCAACGAATACGACCTAACGGGAATCGACGTCGTCGACGAAGAGCTTCGTTGGGTGAAAGAGAGTGGAGATCGGTTGAGGAACGAAGCAATGAAGATTCTAGAAAGAGGAATGGAAGGGTTGAATCAAGCAGAAGTTGGTACTGGATTGCAGGTTTTCTACAATCTCGGTGAATTGAAGGTTACTGTGGAGCAAGTGATTGTTAAGTATAAGGGTATGGGTGCGAAGAATGTGAGTGCAGCCTTGGATATGAAGGCGATTACTGGTTCCAGTGGAAGCGGGTTTGGACCTGGTGGAATTAGGGGAACTGGAACCCCTCAGATTGGAGGAGGGGCTAAAGCCAAAGAGGCTCTGTGGCAGCGGTTAGGGAATTGTATGGATCAATTGCATTCCATTACTGTGGCAGTGTGGCATTTGCAGAGGGTGCTTTCGAAAAAACGGGATCCATTTACACATGTTTTGTTGCTTGATGATGTTATTCAG GAAGGTGATCCTATGCTAACCGATCGAGTCTGGGAGGCTATTTCTAAAGCTTTTGCCAGCCAAATGAAATCCGCTTTCACTGCTTCAAGTTTTGTTAAAGAGATTTTTACAATGGGATATCCAAAGCTTTACGCCATGATAGAGAATCTCCTGGAAAGAATTTCACGTGACACAGATGTCAAGGGAGTGTTACCAGCTCTTAATTCAGCTGGAAAAGAGCAGATAATTTCAGCTGTCGAAATATTCCAGTCTGCATTTCTGGGTCACTGCTTGAGTCGTCTTTCAGATCTAGTGAATAATGTATTTCCAATGTCCAGTCGCGGAAGTGTTCCCTCCAGGGAACAAATATCAAGAATAATATCACGCATTCAGGAAGAGATAGAAGCTGTTCAGATGGATGCACGCCTAACTCTTCTTGTTTTACGTGAAATTGGAAAGGTTTTGCTTCTTTTTGCAGAGCGTGCTGAGTACCAG ATTTCCACTGGTCCTGAATCGCGTCAAGTAAGTGGCCCTGCAACACCAGCACAGCTCAAGAACTTCACATTGTGTCAACATCTGCAAGATGTTCATTCACGAATATCATCTATGCTTAAAGGAATGCCCAGTATTGCTGCAGACGTGTTGTCTGCTTCACTTGGTGCAATATATGGTGTTGCCTGTGACTCAGTAACGTCTTTGTTCCAGGCAATGCTTGATCGTCTCGAGTCTTGTATATTGCAAATACACGATCATAACTTTGGAATGCTTGGAATGGATGCTGCAATGGACAATAATGCATCACCTTACATGGAGGAGCTCCAGAAATGTATTCTTCACTTCCGCAGTGAGTTTCTGTCTAGGTTGTTGCCTTCCAGAAATACCACAACACCGGGAGCTGAAAACATATGCACCAGGCTTGTCCAGAGTATGGCTTCACGTGTTCTGGTATTCTTCATTCGGCATGCCTCTCTTGTCAGACCACTTTCAGAATCAGGCAAATTGAGGATGGCTAGGGATATGGCTGAACTGGAGTTAGCTGTGGGTCAAAATTTGTTCCCTGTTGAGCAACTTGGTTCCCCATATCGAGCACTTAGAGCATTTCGTCCgcttattttcttggaaacatccCAGCTTGCATCATCTCCCCTTCTTCAAGATCTGCCGCCAAATGTCATACTCCATCATTTATATACCCGTGGTCCTGAAGAGTTGCAGTCACCTCTCGAAAGAAACAAATTGACTCCGTTGCAGTATTCATTGTGGCTCGATTCTCAAGGGGAGGATCAAATCTGGAAGGGCGTCAAAGCAACACTCGATGATTATGCTGCAAATGTGAGGGGTAGAGGCGATAAGGAGTTTAGCCCTGTTTATCCTCTTATGATTCAATTGGGTTCGTCGTTGACTGAAAAGACTAAGGCGTCCTCGAACTCTTGA